In one window of Hymenobacter nivis DNA:
- a CDS encoding polyketide synthase: MDAILVGGLVTNEAQGPELVHRLVEQAAATYADRPAVVFGNQALTYQQLNDQAEALSQTLLREAPDAGLIGISSTRDLDLIVRVLAILKSGKAYLPLDPGYPAARLQQIITDSGIRFGLASGDDVSVMESHGLQVISALTSADFSSRLIARPGPLACVLYTSGSTGKPKGVQVRHESAVNFLRCQLAHGVAQPGVNSSLFSPLSFDVSFQEIFVPLVTGGTVYPLSDAVRLDSNQLLRFLIDAGINRAFLPYGALQYLAEAADAESCYPTALREVITGSEVIRLTPLITRFFAAMPACTLMIGYGPTEATVWVTEHRLTGDPQNWPVLPNIGKSIAGTEIFILDEEGQPAPNGALGEISITGICLAAGYLNQPERTAERFIQWQHPQKGSVILYRTGDLGRYLPDGALEFSGRRDGQVKIRGYRVELGEIELALAQQPGVRQAVAVVREDVPGQQRLVAYVATGPNAADLADLRRALTQRLPAFMVPAHIIGLDRLPETPSGKIDRSALPKPDANRPDLGVIYRNPVTVVEKAVASVWAALLQIDKIGLDDNFFELGGNSLLAQRTVTDLKARFSYVLPITKLYQYPTVASLAPYFGQADGAPSLFRALTHKTNSNLTDIAVIGMAGRFPGANTIEELWEVLKNGRETIRFFTLDKIDSSVPEALRNDPAYVPARGIIDQADQFDAGFFGLTPKLAEAMDPQHRIFLEIAWEALEQTGHLPTHYAGRVGVFAGCGYNTYFLNNVLANPDHVEQVGSVQVMLANEKDYIATRTAYQLDLKGPAVSVHSACSTSLLAIAQAVQSIRSGQCEVALAGGTSITAPVRSGHLYQEGSMLSADGHCRPFDANARGTVFSDGAGVVVLKDAAAARRDGDTIYAVIKGVGVNNDGGGKGSFTAPNADGQAGAIRMALADAGVAPATLSYVEAHGTATPVGDPIEMEGLISAFGEQAERQFCALGSIKSNMGHLTAAAGVAGFIKTALALHHRQIPASLGYAVPNSLIDFANSPFFVNTALADWPAGAGPRRAGVSSFGVGGTNVHVIVEEAGPPADAPGAPAPARPAELVVWSAKSTASREAYAQRLADALAVPDAPVLADVAFTLPTTRAPFEHRRFAIAADGPELRAQLQAPAAAGTAGALAAAPGDLFFLFPGQGAQYVGMGRELYDHEPAYRAAVDECAALLGPHLPTDLRAVLFAEPDNAAAEARLRDTRYAQPALFVTEYALARLWASWGVVPTGYCGHSVGEFVAAHLAGVFSLADALALVATRGRLVSALPGGSMLSVRLAANRLAALLPAGLSVAAQNGPAAAVVAGPAEAVACFARTLDAQDVPNRVLATSHAFHSAMMDPAVEAFQQALANVPLHRPQKPVVSTVSGTWLTDAQATDPNYWAAHLRQTVQFTAALDTLLAEQQPILLEVGPGHVLSALAQQQLAGRPAAVLASLKKGPGPHPEYRALLGALGQLWLRGVAPDWAAVHAGRNPRRVLLPTYAFDRKHCWLAPTAVAPVPAAAPPITIVAPPAASAAGAPVSFIPLVIPMRKSILLTTLSEVLENSSGIEMAGVSPDLTFLEIGFDSLLITQLALTIKKQFGLPITFRQLNESYATPNQLADYLDQALPPAAYQPAAAVPAPAPVPVPAAAAAPAPPVGAPVAFAPLAETGADSALGLIAQQLQILAKQMALLQGTGATPMAALAPLPAAAPAPATGAPASVPVAGAPVATPQITAEEAVEIKKPFGASPRIEKQASQLTGRQQVFLRDLTMRYTQKTKASKAYTQQHRARMADPRVVSGFRPLTKELVYPLVVDRSKGSKLWDLDGNEYLDVLNGFGSCMFGHQPAFIAEALHAQIERGYEVGPQHALAGEVSDLVCEFTGADRVALCSTGSEAVLGAMRIARTATGRSLVVAFTGSYHGIIDEVLVRGTKALKSFPAAAGIMPEAVQNMLILDYGTDESLRIITERASELAAVLVEPVQSRRPEFQPVAYLQQLRAVTAAAGTVLIFDEIITGFRLHPGGAQALFGIQADLATYGKVVGGGLPIGVIAGQRALMDALDGGGWQFGDDSVPEVGVTYFAGTFVRHPLALAAARASLLHMKAQGPALQQGLTAKATRLADLLNQAFAQQQLPFFVAQFGSLWKIKFREEVPYSELMFTLLREKGLHIWDGFPCFMTEAHTDADVTLIADLLLASVREMQEAGFFSAALAPGPVPAAHSSALSLNQPPAPGARLGRDRNGNPAWFIANGQAGEYIQVDL, encoded by the coding sequence ATGGATGCTATTCTCGTTGGCGGGTTGGTTACGAACGAAGCTCAGGGCCCTGAGTTGGTCCACCGTTTGGTCGAGCAAGCAGCCGCTACATATGCCGACAGACCAGCCGTAGTGTTTGGTAATCAAGCCCTTACTTATCAACAGTTAAACGATCAAGCGGAAGCGCTTAGCCAAACCCTATTACGCGAAGCTCCAGATGCCGGACTGATTGGTATCAGCAGCACGCGCGACTTAGACCTAATTGTTAGGGTACTGGCCATTTTAAAATCGGGCAAAGCCTACTTACCGCTCGACCCAGGGTATCCAGCGGCGCGCTTACAACAAATTATCACTGATTCCGGAATTCGTTTTGGTTTAGCGTCGGGCGATGACGTGTCGGTGATGGAAAGCCACGGCCTACAAGTTATTTCGGCTCTTACTAGCGCGGATTTCTCCAGCCGACTCATCGCGCGACCGGGTCCCCTTGCCTGCGTACTTTACACTTCCGGCTCGACAGGAAAGCCTAAAGGCGTACAAGTGCGGCACGAGAGCGCGGTTAATTTTTTGCGTTGCCAATTGGCACATGGAGTCGCCCAGCCGGGGGTAAATAGTTCCCTGTTTAGCCCGTTAAGCTTTGATGTGTCGTTTCAAGAGATTTTTGTGCCGCTGGTAACGGGCGGCACCGTCTACCCACTCTCTGACGCAGTTCGGCTTGACTCCAATCAATTACTGCGTTTCCTTATTGATGCTGGCATCAATCGGGCATTCCTTCCCTACGGAGCACTCCAGTACCTTGCCGAGGCAGCCGACGCCGAAAGCTGTTACCCAACTGCGCTAAGAGAAGTCATCACGGGGAGCGAAGTAATCCGCCTTACCCCCCTCATTACCCGTTTTTTTGCGGCTATGCCCGCCTGTACGCTAATGATCGGCTACGGGCCCACCGAGGCTACCGTTTGGGTAACTGAGCACCGGCTCACTGGCGACCCACAGAACTGGCCGGTTTTGCCGAACATTGGCAAATCTATTGCTGGCACCGAGATCTTTATTTTGGACGAAGAAGGGCAGCCCGCGCCCAACGGCGCACTCGGCGAGATCAGCATCACCGGAATTTGCCTGGCCGCTGGCTACCTGAACCAGCCCGAACGAACGGCCGAGCGGTTCATCCAGTGGCAGCATCCGCAGAAAGGCAGCGTCATACTGTACCGCACTGGGGATCTAGGCCGCTACCTGCCCGACGGCGCGCTTGAGTTCAGCGGCCGGCGAGACGGCCAGGTTAAGATTCGGGGTTACCGAGTTGAATTGGGCGAAATTGAGTTAGCCCTGGCCCAGCAGCCCGGCGTACGGCAAGCCGTAGCGGTGGTTCGTGAGGACGTACCAGGTCAGCAACGCTTAGTGGCCTACGTGGCCACCGGCCCTAACGCGGCTGACTTGGCCGACTTGCGCCGCGCCCTCACGCAACGGCTACCCGCCTTTATGGTGCCGGCGCACATCATAGGACTCGACCGGTTACCAGAAACGCCCAGTGGCAAGATTGACCGAAGCGCTTTGCCCAAGCCCGATGCAAACCGGCCCGATCTTGGCGTGATTTACCGTAACCCAGTTACCGTCGTCGAAAAAGCCGTGGCCAGCGTTTGGGCCGCATTGCTCCAAATAGATAAAATCGGGCTGGACGACAACTTTTTTGAGTTGGGCGGCAACTCGCTGCTGGCCCAACGCACGGTGACGGACCTGAAAGCCAGGTTTAGCTACGTGCTGCCCATTACAAAGCTGTACCAGTACCCCACTGTGGCTAGCCTGGCACCCTACTTCGGCCAAGCCGATGGGGCTCCCAGCCTCTTTCGGGCGCTTACCCATAAGACCAACTCCAACTTAACCGATATCGCGGTGATCGGCATGGCGGGGCGCTTTCCAGGAGCCAATACTATTGAGGAGTTATGGGAGGTACTTAAAAACGGCCGCGAAACCATCCGTTTTTTCACCCTCGATAAGATTGATTCGTCCGTTCCCGAAGCGCTCAGGAACGACCCGGCCTACGTGCCGGCGCGGGGTATCATCGACCAAGCCGACCAGTTTGACGCCGGCTTTTTCGGCCTCACGCCAAAGCTGGCCGAGGCCATGGACCCGCAGCACCGTATTTTTCTGGAAATCGCCTGGGAAGCCCTGGAGCAAACCGGCCACCTGCCCACGCACTACGCCGGCCGTGTGGGGGTCTTTGCCGGATGCGGCTACAATACGTATTTCCTGAACAACGTGCTGGCCAACCCAGACCACGTCGAGCAGGTGGGCAGCGTGCAAGTGATGCTGGCCAACGAAAAGGACTATATTGCCACCCGCACCGCCTACCAGCTCGACCTTAAAGGCCCGGCGGTGAGCGTGCATTCGGCCTGCTCCACCTCGCTGCTGGCCATTGCCCAGGCGGTGCAGAGCATCCGCAGCGGGCAGTGCGAGGTGGCGCTAGCGGGCGGGACCAGCATCACGGCGCCCGTGCGCAGCGGCCACCTGTACCAGGAAGGCTCGATGCTGAGCGCCGACGGCCACTGCCGCCCGTTCGACGCCAACGCCCGGGGCACCGTGTTCAGCGACGGGGCCGGGGTGGTGGTGCTGAAAGATGCCGCCGCCGCCCGCCGCGACGGCGACACGATTTACGCCGTCATCAAGGGCGTGGGTGTGAACAACGACGGCGGCGGTAAGGGCAGCTTCACGGCCCCCAACGCCGACGGGCAGGCCGGCGCCATCCGCATGGCCCTGGCCGACGCAGGTGTGGCCCCGGCCACCCTCAGCTACGTGGAGGCCCACGGCACGGCCACGCCCGTCGGCGACCCCATCGAAATGGAGGGCTTGATCAGCGCGTTTGGCGAACAGGCCGAACGACAGTTTTGCGCCCTCGGCTCCATCAAGAGCAACATGGGCCACCTAACGGCCGCCGCCGGTGTGGCCGGCTTCATCAAAACCGCCCTGGCCCTGCACCACCGGCAAATTCCGGCCTCGCTGGGCTACGCCGTCCCCAACTCGCTCATCGACTTCGCCAACAGCCCGTTTTTTGTAAACACCGCTTTGGCCGACTGGCCCGCGGGCGCGGGGCCCCGGCGGGCGGGCGTCAGCTCGTTTGGCGTGGGCGGCACCAACGTGCACGTAATAGTAGAAGAAGCGGGGCCCCCAGCCGACGCTCCAGGGGCCCCCGCCCCGGCGCGCCCGGCCGAGCTAGTGGTGTGGTCGGCCAAATCGACCGCCAGCCGCGAGGCCTATGCTCAGCGCCTGGCCGACGCGCTGGCCGTGCCCGACGCGCCGGTGCTGGCCGACGTGGCCTTCACGCTGCCCACCACCCGGGCCCCCTTTGAGCACCGCCGGTTTGCCATTGCCGCCGATGGGCCCGAGCTGCGGGCGCAACTCCAGGCGCCGGCCGCGGCCGGCACCGCTGGGGCCCTGGCCGCGGCCCCGGGCGACTTGTTTTTCCTGTTTCCGGGCCAGGGCGCGCAGTACGTGGGCATGGGCCGCGAGCTGTACGACCACGAGCCCGCCTACCGCGCGGCGGTGGACGAGTGCGCCGCCTTGCTGGGCCCCCACCTGCCCACCGACCTGCGCGCGGTGCTGTTTGCCGAGCCCGACAATGCGGCCGCGGAAGCCCGCCTGCGCGACACCCGCTACGCCCAGCCGGCGCTATTCGTGACCGAATACGCCTTGGCGCGGCTGTGGGCCAGCTGGGGCGTGGTGCCCACCGGCTACTGCGGCCACAGCGTGGGCGAATTTGTGGCCGCCCACCTGGCCGGCGTATTTTCGCTGGCCGACGCGCTGGCCCTAGTGGCCACCCGGGGCCGGCTGGTGAGCGCGCTGCCCGGCGGCAGCATGCTGTCGGTGCGGCTGGCGGCCAACCGGCTCGCCGCGCTGTTGCCCGCAGGCCTGTCGGTAGCGGCCCAGAACGGCCCGGCCGCGGCCGTGGTGGCGGGCCCCGCCGAGGCCGTGGCGTGCTTCGCCCGGACGCTTGACGCGCAGGACGTTCCTAACCGCGTGCTGGCCACCAGCCATGCCTTCCACTCGGCCATGATGGACCCCGCGGTGGAAGCGTTTCAGCAAGCCCTGGCCAATGTGCCACTGCACCGGCCCCAAAAACCAGTGGTTTCGACCGTCAGCGGCACCTGGCTGACCGACGCCCAGGCCACCGACCCCAACTACTGGGCCGCCCACCTGCGGCAAACCGTACAATTTACCGCCGCCCTCGACACCCTGCTTGCCGAGCAGCAACCCATTTTGTTGGAAGTGGGCCCCGGCCACGTGCTCTCCGCCCTGGCCCAGCAGCAGCTGGCCGGCCGGCCGGCCGCCGTGCTCGCCAGCCTGAAAAAAGGTCCGGGGCCCCATCCCGAATACCGCGCGCTACTCGGGGCGCTGGGCCAGCTGTGGCTCCGCGGTGTGGCCCCCGACTGGGCAGCGGTGCACGCTGGGCGAAACCCGCGCCGCGTACTACTGCCCACTTACGCGTTCGACCGCAAGCACTGCTGGTTGGCCCCCACGGCAGTGGCTCCGGTGCCTGCGGCCGCGCCACCGATTACGATCGTTGCGCCGCCCGCTGCTTCGGCGGCCGGGGCCCCTGTTTCTTTTATTCCTCTGGTTATCCCTATGCGAAAATCTATACTACTTACTACCCTTAGCGAAGTGCTGGAGAATAGCTCAGGCATTGAAATGGCCGGCGTTTCGCCCGACCTGACGTTCCTGGAAATCGGCTTCGACTCGCTGCTGATTACCCAGTTGGCCCTCACCATCAAGAAGCAGTTCGGCCTGCCCATAACTTTCCGGCAGCTCAACGAGAGCTACGCCACCCCCAACCAGCTGGCCGACTACCTCGACCAGGCCCTGCCCCCCGCGGCGTACCAGCCCGCGGCCGCAGTTCCTGCGCCGGCGCCAGTTCCCGTGCCTGCTGCAGCTGCGGCACCCGCTCCCCCGGTTGGGGCCCCGGTAGCCTTCGCCCCGCTGGCCGAGACGGGTGCTGATTCGGCCCTGGGCCTCATTGCCCAGCAGCTGCAAATTTTGGCCAAGCAAATGGCCCTCTTGCAAGGCACCGGCGCCACCCCAATGGCAGCATTAGCCCCGCTGCCCGCGGCGGCCCCCGCGCCTGCCACCGGGGCTCCGGCCAGTGTACCTGTGGCCGGGGCCCCGGTGGCCACGCCGCAAATTACGGCGGAGGAAGCGGTGGAAATCAAGAAGCCCTTTGGGGCATCACCGCGCATCGAGAAGCAGGCCAGTCAGTTGACAGGTAGGCAGCAGGTTTTTTTGCGGGATTTAACCATGCGCTACACCCAGAAAACCAAGGCCAGCAAAGCCTATACGCAGCAGCACCGCGCGCGCATGGCCGACCCGCGCGTGGTATCGGGCTTCCGGCCCCTTACCAAGGAGCTGGTGTACCCGCTGGTGGTCGACCGCTCGAAGGGTAGCAAGCTGTGGGACCTCGACGGCAACGAGTACCTCGATGTGCTGAACGGGTTCGGCTCGTGCATGTTTGGCCACCAGCCGGCCTTCATCGCCGAGGCACTGCACGCACAAATTGAGCGCGGCTACGAGGTGGGGCCCCAGCACGCGCTGGCCGGCGAAGTGAGCGACTTAGTGTGCGAATTCACGGGCGCCGACCGCGTGGCCTTGTGCAGCACCGGCTCAGAGGCCGTGCTCGGGGCCATGCGCATCGCCCGCACCGCCACGGGCCGCTCGCTGGTGGTGGCCTTCACCGGTTCCTACCACGGTATCATCGACGAAGTGCTGGTGCGCGGCACTAAGGCCCTGAAGTCGTTTCCGGCCGCGGCGGGCATTATGCCGGAGGCCGTGCAGAACATGCTCATCCTCGACTACGGCACCGATGAAAGCCTGCGCATCATCACCGAACGGGCGTCCGAGCTGGCCGCCGTGCTGGTGGAGCCCGTGCAGAGCCGCCGGCCCGAATTCCAGCCCGTGGCGTACTTGCAGCAGCTGCGGGCCGTGACGGCGGCGGCGGGCACGGTACTTATTTTCGACGAAATCATCACCGGCTTCCGCCTGCACCCCGGCGGGGCCCAGGCCCTGTTCGGCATCCAGGCCGACCTGGCCACCTATGGCAAGGTGGTAGGCGGCGGGCTACCCATCGGCGTCATCGCTGGCCAGCGCGCCCTCATGGATGCCCTCGACGGCGGGGGCTGGCAATTTGGCGACGACTCGGTGCCCGAAGTTGGGGTGACCTACTTCGCCGGCACCTTTGTGCGGCACCCGCTGGCCCTGGCCGCGGCCCGGGCCTCACTGCTGCACATGAAAGCCCAGGGGCCCGCCCTCCAGCAAGGCCTCACCGCCAAAGCCACGCGCCTGGCCGACTTGTTGAATCAGGCCTTCGCGCAGCAGCAGCTGCCCTTTTTCGTGGCCCAGTTCGGCTCGCTCTGGAAGATTAAATTCCGTGAAGAAGTTCCCTACAGCGAGCTCATGTTCACGCTGTTGCGCGAAAAAGGCCTGCACATCTGGGATGGTTTCCCGTGCTTCATGACGGAGGCCCACACCGACGCCGACGTGACGCTGATTGCCGACTTGCTGCTGGCGAGCGTGCGGGAAATGCAGGAAGCCGGTTTTTTTTCGGCCGCTTTGGCGCCGGGCCCGGTACCAGCCGCGCACAGCTCCGCCCTCAGCCTCAACCAGCCCCCGGCGCCGGGCGCCCGCCTCGGCCGCGACCGCAACGGCAACCCCGCGTGGTTCATTGCCAATGGGCAAGCTGGAGAATATATCCAGGTTGATTTGTAA